In one Lolium rigidum isolate FL_2022 chromosome 3, APGP_CSIRO_Lrig_0.1, whole genome shotgun sequence genomic region, the following are encoded:
- the LOC124698822 gene encoding transcription factor MYB60-like — protein MGRPPCCDNGGAGVKKGPWTPEEDIVLVSYIQQHGPGNWRSVPENTGLMRCSKSCRLRWTNYLRPGIKRGNFTPHEEGIIIHLQALLGNKWAAIASYLPQRTDNDIKNYWNTHLKKKVKRLQQQTHPADHSWKEQPTTASNATAATTSSNCYNPISNNLDEATQAAMAYPDTTCNAVPATMAVSKLFQSWMTKAPAPAVGDYRAMVAMQEFQDDRQTGAAVSANSGDRSSSSEMMAGHGEAPVATTFSLLENWLLDDMVPGQAAMDGLVEFSAGCYADPIMF, from the exons ATGGGGAGGCCACCGTGCTGTGACAATGGTGGCGCCGGCGTCAAGAAGGGGCCATGGACGCCGGAGGAGGACATCGTCCTCGTCTCCTACATCCAGCAACATGGCCCGGGGAACTGGCGCTCCGTGCCTGAGAACACCG GGTTGATGAGGTGCAGCAAGAGCTGCAGGCTGCGGTGGACCAACTACCTCAGGCCCGGAATCAAGCGAGGGAACTTCACCCCTCATGAGGAAGGGATCATCATCCACCTCCAGGCATTGCTTGGCAACAA GTGGGCAGCAATAGCCTCCTACCTGCCCCAAAGAACAGACAACGACATCAAGAACTACTGGAACACGCACctaaagaagaaggtgaagagGTTGCAACAACAAACACATCCTGCAGATCACTCCTGGAAGGAGCAGCCGACCACTGCCTCCAATGCAACGGCAGCAACCACCAGCTCAAATTGCTACAACCCTATCAGCAACAACCTCGATGAAGCCACGCAGGCCGCCATGGCCTACCCTGACACCACCTGCAACGCTGTGCCTGCCACCATGGCAGTCTCCAAGCTCTTCCAATCTTGGATGACGAAGGCGCCAGCACCGGCTGTGGGAGACTACAGGGCTATGGTGGCCATGCAGGAGTTCCAGGATGACCGGCAGACTGGTGCTGCAGTTTCTGCGAACAGTGGCGACAGGTCATCGTCCTCAGAGATGATGGCAGGCCATGGCGAGGCTCCCGTGGCCACCACTTTTTCGCTGCTCGAGAACTGGCTGCTTGACGACATGGTACCGGGGCAGGCTGCCATGGACGGGCTCGTGGAGTTCTCTGCTGGTTGCTATGCAGATCCTATAATGTTCTGA